One Halobacterium sp. DL1 DNA window includes the following coding sequences:
- a CDS encoding alkaline phosphatase: protein MSLTVARDEDFQFPIGFYDAGTTGADRDYTVKADLDGRLDANRTYWYRFEHDGRVSPAGRLRTLPEPGSSPDSVSFALCTCQDYRNGYYGAYRHVADDDVDFLLHLGDFVYEHGGPSEYAGRDINLPSGNAVASGLSDFRHLHRTYRTDRALQAALAAHTAITTWDDHEIVNDRFYSYRDGRPYAGDDAHPRNDDDAFMRSLFAAGIRAWWEYTPARVRYDPDADVVDSLGLYRSFQFGDLLDLVVTDERLFRSAPPQSELPTPLATSLADQPSGPGGTPTVLGERQRSWFADEVGSSEATWTAWANEIVHMDLDVDVRGAAAYSADSWAGYEEERASVARDLAATENAVALTGDLHSCAVGHLHPTYDDASEPVGVEFVVPAVSSANLQETLDLPTSDLAAALLGRAARQENPHVSFFDSHHWGYATVEFTPEEATYTAYAVPKSVPAGDASRELLTRYRVPAGSDVLQRRD, encoded by the coding sequence GTGTCGCTGACGGTCGCCCGGGACGAGGATTTCCAGTTCCCCATCGGCTTCTACGACGCCGGCACTACGGGCGCGGACCGCGACTACACCGTGAAAGCCGACCTCGACGGCCGACTGGACGCGAACCGGACGTACTGGTACCGGTTCGAGCACGACGGCCGCGTCTCGCCGGCCGGCCGCCTGCGGACACTGCCGGAACCGGGCTCGTCGCCGGACAGCGTCTCCTTCGCGCTCTGCACGTGCCAGGACTACCGCAACGGCTACTACGGCGCGTACCGCCACGTCGCCGACGACGACGTGGACTTCCTCCTCCACCTCGGCGACTTCGTCTACGAGCACGGTGGGCCCTCGGAGTACGCCGGCCGCGACATCAACCTGCCGAGCGGGAACGCGGTCGCGAGCGGGCTCTCGGACTTCCGCCACCTCCACCGCACGTACCGCACAGACCGCGCGCTCCAGGCCGCACTCGCCGCGCACACCGCCATCACCACGTGGGACGACCACGAGATCGTCAACGACCGGTTCTACAGCTACCGGGACGGCCGGCCGTACGCCGGCGACGACGCACACCCACGAAACGACGACGACGCGTTCATGCGGTCGCTGTTCGCAGCCGGCATCAGGGCCTGGTGGGAGTACACGCCCGCACGGGTTCGATACGACCCGGACGCCGACGTGGTGGATTCTCTGGGGCTCTACCGGTCGTTCCAGTTCGGCGACCTCCTCGACCTCGTGGTGACCGACGAGCGCCTGTTCCGGTCCGCGCCACCCCAGAGCGAACTGCCGACGCCGCTCGCGACTTCGCTCGCCGACCAGCCGAGTGGGCCGGGGGGCACGCCAACCGTTCTCGGCGAGCGCCAGCGGTCGTGGTTCGCCGACGAGGTCGGCAGCTCGGAGGCGACCTGGACCGCGTGGGCGAACGAAATCGTCCACATGGACCTCGACGTCGACGTGCGCGGCGCGGCGGCGTACAGCGCGGACTCGTGGGCGGGCTACGAGGAGGAGCGTGCGTCTGTCGCCCGCGACCTCGCGGCTACGGAGAACGCGGTCGCGCTCACCGGCGACCTGCACTCTTGCGCCGTGGGCCACCTCCACCCGACCTACGACGACGCCTCGGAGCCGGTCGGCGTGGAGTTCGTGGTGCCAGCGGTGTCGAGCGCGAACCTCCAGGAGACGCTTGACCTACCCACCAGCGACCTGGCGGCGGCGTTGCTCGGGCGGGCCGCCCGCCAGGAGAACCCCCACGTGTCGTTCTTCGACAGCCACCACTGGGGGTACGCGACCGTCGAGTTCACCCCCGAGGAAGCGACCTACACGGCCTACGCTGTGCCCAAGTCCGTGCCCGCGGGGGACGCCTCTCGCGAGCTTCTGACCAGGTACCGGGTACCGGCGGGCAGCGACGTCCTCCAGCGCCGCGATTAA
- a CDS encoding deoxyribodipyrimidine photo-lyase, with protein MELFWHRRDLRTADNLGLAAAADAGDVVPVFCFDDAVLDHAAPSRMAFMLDALAALRERYRELGGDLLVRHGDPSAVLPDLAREFGADRVVWNHDYSGLARERDEAVRAALDDQGTAHEQVHDAVLHEPGAIRTNAGDPYSVYTYFWKKWRDREKADPAPEPEPDAVADVTGDELPDAATLGFEEPDAEIPAAGTDAARERLEAFCERDVFRYEDARDYPAERATSRLSADLKFGTLGVRELYERTEQAMTDADDDDERASVEEFQGQLAWREFYAQVLYFNPEVVTENFKEYAQPIEWRDDPTELRAWKDGETGYPIVDAGMRQLRDEAYVHNRVRMLVAAFLTKDLLVDWREGYAHFREHLVDHDTANDTGGWQWAASTGTDAQPYFRVFNPTTQGERYDPDAEFVKRYVPELRDVPPAKIHAWPDLSPEERDELAPDYPAPIVDHAERREEAIATFERARGDAD; from the coding sequence ATGGAACTGTTCTGGCACCGCCGGGACCTCCGCACCGCGGACAACCTGGGGCTCGCCGCGGCCGCGGATGCGGGCGACGTGGTCCCGGTCTTCTGCTTCGACGACGCTGTCCTCGACCACGCCGCACCGTCCAGGATGGCGTTCATGCTGGACGCCCTCGCCGCGCTCCGCGAGCGCTACCGGGAACTCGGCGGCGACCTGCTCGTGCGCCACGGCGACCCCTCCGCCGTCCTCCCAGACCTCGCTCGCGAGTTCGGCGCCGACCGCGTCGTCTGGAACCACGACTACTCGGGGCTGGCCCGCGAGCGCGACGAGGCGGTGCGCGCGGCCCTCGACGACCAGGGCACCGCCCACGAGCAGGTCCACGACGCCGTCCTCCACGAACCGGGCGCGATCCGGACGAACGCTGGCGACCCGTACTCCGTGTACACGTACTTCTGGAAGAAGTGGCGCGACCGGGAGAAGGCCGACCCGGCGCCGGAGCCAGAACCCGACGCCGTCGCCGACGTGACGGGCGACGAACTACCGGACGCGGCGACCCTCGGCTTCGAGGAACCGGACGCCGAGATTCCGGCTGCCGGGACCGATGCGGCCCGGGAGCGACTCGAAGCGTTCTGCGAGCGGGACGTCTTTCGCTACGAGGACGCGCGAGACTACCCCGCCGAGCGCGCGACGTCCCGGCTCTCGGCGGACCTCAAGTTCGGCACGCTCGGCGTCCGGGAACTGTACGAACGGACCGAGCAGGCGATGACCGACGCCGACGACGATGACGAACGCGCGAGCGTCGAAGAGTTCCAGGGGCAACTCGCCTGGCGGGAGTTCTACGCGCAGGTGCTGTACTTCAACCCGGAGGTAGTCACGGAGAACTTCAAGGAGTACGCCCAGCCCATCGAGTGGCGGGACGACCCCACGGAACTCCGCGCGTGGAAGGACGGCGAGACGGGCTACCCCATCGTGGACGCCGGGATGCGACAGCTCAGAGACGAGGCGTACGTGCACAACCGCGTCCGGATGCTCGTCGCCGCGTTCCTCACGAAAGACCTGCTGGTGGACTGGCGCGAGGGGTACGCCCATTTCCGCGAGCACCTCGTCGACCACGACACGGCCAACGACACCGGCGGCTGGCAGTGGGCCGCCTCGACAGGCACCGACGCCCAGCCGTACTTCCGGGTGTTCAACCCGACGACGCAGGGCGAGCGCTACGACCCGGACGCGGAGTTCGTCAAGCGGTACGTCCCCGAGTTGCGTGACGTTCCGCCCGCGAAAATCCACGCGTGGCCTGACCTCTCGCCCGAGGAGCGCGACGAACTCGCCCCGGACTACCCGGCCCCCATCGTCGACCACGCGGAGCGCCGCGAGGAAGCCATCGCAACGTTCGAGCGGGCGCGCGGCGACGCGGACTGA
- a CDS encoding esterase: protein MTAFDADDAQAFIQSYVDDHGFLSFLDLQVEDVESGEMTLRIPYHEKLANHGAGRGNVHGGIAATIIDTAGGLAVRTSLDNPVEAGVATIDLNVSYLRPARGDLVAEAEVVRVGSTVGVAEVEVTAEDDDGDEKEVAVGRGSFRVFQSD from the coding sequence ATGACGGCGTTCGACGCGGACGACGCGCAAGCGTTCATCCAGTCCTACGTTGACGACCACGGCTTCCTTTCCTTCCTCGACCTCCAGGTGGAGGACGTCGAGTCGGGCGAGATGACGCTGCGCATCCCCTACCACGAGAAACTCGCGAACCACGGCGCCGGTCGCGGCAACGTCCACGGCGGCATCGCCGCGACCATCATCGACACCGCGGGTGGCCTCGCCGTCCGCACGTCACTCGACAACCCAGTCGAGGCGGGCGTCGCGACCATCGACCTGAACGTCTCCTACCTCCGCCCCGCTCGCGGCGACCTCGTCGCGGAAGCCGAGGTGGTGCGCGTCGGCTCGACGGTCGGCGTCGCCGAGGTCGAGGTCACCGCCGAGGACGACGACGGCGACGAGAAGGAGGTCGCGGTCGGCCGCGGGTCGTTCCGCGTCTTCCAGTCGGACTGA
- a CDS encoding AMP-dependent synthetase and ligase, with protein MTNLVTNVESVVADHPEEPALVFRDQTVSYREFWAQTGQFAAALREHGAEPGDRVAIYLPNLPQFVVAFHGALRAGCVVVPMNPQYKSREISHLLEDSGATTVVALADLVPFVQQVRDDTGVEQVVTVGGEADAGTPFREFLTDGDDSVAERADDDVAVQPYTSGTTGQPKGVELTHHNLASNAQQSVDIIPDGITPGDRQLGVLPLFHIYGMTVVMNATLFGGGAYYPLPQWDVQEAMTLVEEAELTLMHGVPAMYNDVINQPNAEEFDLSSLRLCGVGGSGIPVEVLRKFEELYPVKLYEGYGLTETSPVTHFNSPKWGRRVGSIGKPLDGVHAKIVTGDFEEVEAIPEGPVDEDEVDIDEITGELVVSGPNVMQGYSGLPEANREAFSEHEGRRWFHTGDLGYHDEDGYFYVVDRKKHMINTAGYNVYPREVEELLFEHEAVADVAVVGIPDDRRGETVKAFVVKTPDADVTEDELKQFCLERLAEYKHPREVEFVEELPRTTTGKVKKFELTDAE; from the coding sequence ATGACGAACCTCGTCACGAACGTCGAGTCAGTCGTCGCGGACCACCCCGAGGAGCCGGCGCTGGTCTTCCGGGACCAGACGGTCTCCTACCGGGAGTTCTGGGCCCAGACCGGCCAGTTCGCCGCCGCCCTGCGCGAGCACGGCGCCGAACCCGGGGACAGGGTCGCCATCTACCTGCCGAATCTACCGCAGTTCGTCGTGGCGTTCCACGGGGCGCTCCGGGCCGGCTGCGTGGTCGTCCCGATGAACCCCCAGTACAAGAGCCGCGAAATCAGTCACCTGCTCGAGGACTCCGGGGCGACCACCGTTGTCGCGCTCGCGGACCTCGTGCCGTTCGTCCAGCAGGTACGCGACGACACCGGGGTCGAGCAGGTCGTCACGGTCGGCGGCGAGGCCGACGCGGGGACGCCGTTCCGAGAATTCCTCACCGACGGCGACGACAGCGTCGCCGAGCGCGCAGACGACGACGTGGCGGTCCAGCCCTACACCTCCGGGACCACGGGGCAACCGAAGGGCGTCGAACTCACCCACCACAACCTCGCGTCGAACGCCCAGCAGTCCGTCGACATCATCCCGGACGGCATCACCCCGGGCGACCGGCAGCTCGGCGTGCTGCCGCTGTTCCACATCTACGGGATGACAGTGGTGATGAACGCGACGCTGTTCGGCGGCGGAGCGTACTACCCGCTGCCCCAGTGGGACGTTCAGGAGGCGATGACGCTCGTCGAGGAGGCGGAGCTCACGCTGATGCACGGTGTCCCCGCGATGTACAACGACGTCATCAACCAGCCGAACGCCGAGGAGTTCGACCTCTCGTCGCTCCGGCTCTGTGGCGTCGGCGGCTCCGGCATCCCCGTCGAGGTGCTCCGGAAGTTCGAGGAGCTCTACCCGGTGAAGCTCTACGAGGGGTACGGGCTCACGGAGACCAGCCCGGTCACCCACTTCAACAGCCCGAAGTGGGGGCGCCGCGTCGGCTCCATCGGCAAACCGCTGGACGGCGTCCACGCCAAGATCGTCACCGGCGACTTCGAGGAGGTCGAGGCGATACCGGAAGGACCCGTCGACGAGGACGAGGTGGACATCGACGAGATAACCGGCGAACTCGTCGTCTCCGGGCCGAACGTGATGCAGGGCTACTCCGGACTCCCGGAGGCCAACCGCGAGGCGTTCTCCGAGCACGAGGGGCGGCGCTGGTTCCACACGGGCGACCTGGGCTACCACGACGAGGACGGCTACTTCTACGTCGTCGACCGGAAGAAGCACATGATCAACACCGCGGGCTACAACGTCTACCCGCGCGAAGTGGAGGAACTACTGTTCGAGCATGAGGCGGTCGCCGACGTCGCCGTGGTCGGCATCCCGGACGACCGGCGCGGCGAGACGGTGAAGGCGTTCGTCGTGAAGACGCCCGACGCCGACGTCACCGAGGACGAACTCAAGCAGTTCTGCCTAGAGCGACTCGCGGAGTACAAACACCCACGCGAGGTGGAGTTCGTCGAGGAACTGCCGCGCACGACCACCGGGAAGGTCAAGAAGTTCGAACTCACCGACGCGGAGTGA
- a CDS encoding 3-oxoacyl-ACP reductase: MTDRFSVSGTAIVTGASSGIGRSIAEQFAADGANVVVCSREQENVDPVAEGIRDDGGAALAVECDVTDRDAVDALVDATVGEFGGLDVLVNNAGASFVAGFDDISPNGWKTIVEINLTGTYHCTQAAAEHLQDGGGSVVNLASVAGQSGAPYMSHYSAAKAGVINLTKTLAMEWAGKGVRVNCIAPGFVATPGLASQMGVSADDIDREEVDRRIGVSEEISDVARFLASPAASFVVGETVTAGGVPQGEEVPSQ; this comes from the coding sequence ATGACAGACCGATTCTCCGTGTCCGGCACGGCAATCGTCACGGGCGCGTCGAGTGGCATCGGGCGGTCCATCGCCGAGCAGTTCGCCGCGGACGGCGCGAACGTCGTCGTCTGCTCGCGCGAGCAGGAGAACGTCGACCCCGTCGCGGAGGGCATCCGCGACGACGGCGGGGCCGCGCTCGCCGTGGAGTGCGACGTCACCGACCGCGACGCCGTGGACGCGCTGGTGGACGCGACGGTCGGGGAGTTCGGTGGCCTCGACGTCCTCGTGAACAACGCGGGCGCGAGTTTCGTCGCCGGCTTCGACGACATCTCACCGAACGGCTGGAAGACCATCGTGGAGATCAACCTCACCGGCACCTACCACTGCACGCAGGCCGCCGCGGAGCACCTGCAGGACGGCGGCGGGAGTGTCGTCAACCTCGCGAGTGTCGCGGGCCAGAGCGGCGCGCCGTACATGAGCCACTACTCCGCCGCGAAGGCCGGCGTCATCAACCTCACGAAGACGCTGGCGATGGAGTGGGCAGGGAAAGGGGTGCGCGTGAACTGCATCGCACCCGGGTTCGTCGCGACGCCCGGCCTGGCGTCCCAGATGGGCGTCTCCGCCGACGACATCGACCGCGAGGAGGTCGACCGACGCATCGGCGTCAGCGAGGAGATATCGGACGTGGCGCGGTTCCTCGCGAGTCCGGCAGCCTCCTTCGTCGTGGGCGAGACGGTGACTGCTGGTGGCGTCCCGCAGGGCGAGGAGGTGCCGTCGCAGTGA
- a CDS encoding oxidoreductase — MTDRTVHLPVAAQESLDDVLDIGVRAEELGYDRAWFPETWGRDAATTLAALADRTEDIGIGTSIVNTYSRSPALVGQTAATLDEHSDGRFRLGLGPSGPAVIEGWHGESFERPLRRTREYVEVVRQVLSGEQVDYDGDLVQTRGFRLRQDAPEPAPEIDVTGMGPKAVELAGRFADGWHALMFTREGFAERLGDLRTGAELGDRDPEDVRTTFVLPCCALPDADAARNLARQHLAFYVGGMGDFYRNALARQGYEKQAHAIHDAWQEGEHKRAVGTVSDDLLDALAAVGTPEEVKERYDEFADIDGLDAVAVSFPRAADREVIDATMQALAPER; from the coding sequence GTGACCGACCGCACGGTCCACCTCCCGGTCGCCGCCCAGGAATCCCTCGACGACGTACTCGACATCGGCGTCCGCGCGGAAGAACTCGGCTACGACCGGGCGTGGTTCCCAGAGACGTGGGGCCGGGACGCGGCCACGACGCTGGCCGCGCTCGCCGACCGCACCGAGGATATCGGCATCGGGACGAGCATCGTGAACACGTACTCTCGCAGTCCCGCGCTCGTGGGCCAGACGGCCGCGACGCTCGACGAACACTCCGACGGTCGGTTCCGCCTCGGCCTCGGGCCGAGCGGGCCCGCGGTCATCGAGGGGTGGCACGGCGAATCCTTCGAGCGACCGCTCCGGCGTACACGCGAGTACGTCGAGGTCGTCCGGCAGGTGCTCTCGGGCGAGCAGGTCGACTACGACGGCGACCTGGTCCAGACCCGGGGGTTCCGACTCCGCCAGGACGCCCCGGAGCCGGCGCCCGAGATAGACGTCACCGGGATGGGACCGAAGGCCGTGGAACTCGCGGGCCGGTTCGCGGACGGCTGGCACGCGCTGATGTTCACCCGCGAGGGGTTCGCCGAGCGTCTCGGCGACCTGCGGACGGGCGCCGAACTCGGCGACCGCGACCCTGAGGACGTGCGGACGACGTTCGTGCTGCCGTGCTGTGCGCTTCCGGACGCGGACGCCGCGCGCAACCTCGCGCGCCAGCACCTCGCGTTCTACGTCGGCGGGATGGGGGACTTCTACCGGAACGCGCTCGCCCGACAGGGGTACGAGAAGCAGGCCCACGCCATCCACGACGCGTGGCAAGAGGGCGAACACAAGCGCGCGGTGGGCACCGTGAGCGACGACCTGCTCGACGCGCTGGCCGCCGTGGGGACGCCCGAGGAGGTCAAAGAGCGCTATGACGAGTTCGCGGACATCGACGGTCTCGACGCCGTCGCCGTCTCCTTCCCGCGAGCGGCCGACCGCGAGGTCATCGACGCGACGATGCAGGCGCTCGCCCCGGAACGCTGA
- a CDS encoding NADPH:quinone reductase, translated as MQAIEVTEFGDDEVLTRVEHERPEPGPGEVLIDVEAAGVNFADVMQRRGHYHGGPQPSYVPGMEAAGTIAAVGDGAEREVGERVVAMVGRGAYAEYVTAPALALFDVPESMSFAEAAGFPVQFLTAHHCLHDWGELDADESVLVHAAAGGVGTAAVQLADHHGAEVFGTASTEEKLALAERLGCDHPINYTEVDFADVTDDLTDGAGIDLVLDGVGGETFRESVDALSHFGRVVAYGAASGEPGTVDTATLLFGNKSVEGFHLGQAMERDPERIYEAVPELSALLRDDVLEVVVGQTFDLADAADAHRALENRETTGKVVLEP; from the coding sequence ATGCAAGCAATCGAGGTCACCGAGTTCGGCGACGACGAGGTGCTGACGCGCGTCGAGCACGAGCGACCCGAACCCGGCCCAGGCGAGGTACTGATCGACGTCGAGGCGGCGGGCGTGAACTTCGCGGACGTGATGCAGCGCCGCGGCCACTACCACGGCGGCCCCCAGCCCTCGTACGTTCCGGGGATGGAGGCCGCGGGAACCATCGCCGCCGTCGGCGACGGCGCGGAACGTGAGGTCGGCGAGCGCGTCGTCGCGATGGTCGGCCGTGGCGCCTACGCGGAGTACGTCACGGCACCCGCGCTCGCGCTGTTCGACGTCCCTGAGTCGATGTCGTTCGCGGAGGCTGCGGGCTTCCCAGTCCAGTTCCTCACCGCCCACCACTGCCTCCACGACTGGGGCGAACTCGACGCCGACGAATCCGTCCTCGTCCACGCCGCCGCGGGCGGGGTCGGCACCGCGGCTGTCCAGCTAGCCGACCACCACGGCGCGGAGGTGTTCGGCACGGCGAGCACCGAGGAGAAACTAGCGCTCGCCGAGCGACTCGGCTGCGACCACCCCATCAACTACACGGAGGTCGACTTCGCCGACGTCACCGACGACCTGACCGACGGCGCAGGCATCGACCTCGTCCTCGACGGCGTGGGCGGCGAGACGTTCCGGGAGAGCGTCGACGCGCTCTCGCACTTCGGCCGCGTCGTCGCCTACGGTGCAGCCTCGGGAGAGCCCGGCACCGTCGACACGGCGACGCTGCTGTTCGGCAACAAGTCCGTCGAAGGGTTCCACCTCGGCCAGGCGATGGAGCGCGACCCCGAGCGAATCTACGAGGCCGTTCCCGAACTCTCCGCGCTGCTCCGCGACGACGTCCTCGAAGTCGTGGTCGGCCAGACGTTCGACCTCGCGGACGCCGCCGACGCCCACCGGGCACTGGAGAACCGCGAGACCACCGGGAAGGTCGTTCTCGAACCCTGA